A genome region from Methanobacterium bryantii includes the following:
- a CDS encoding acetylornithine transaminase: MNTEEIMALDKEYVMQTYGRYPLALAKGQGSVVWDMEGKTYIDCFAGIAVNNVGHSHPKVVEAICNQAKRMIHCSNIYYTQEQVELAKLLSEVSPHDKAFFCNSGAEANEGAVKLARKFTGNGEIIAMENSFHGRTLAMITATGQHKYKKGFEPLSPGFTHVPFGDIEAVSETITDDTAAVLVEPIQGEGGVIVPPEGYLKELKELCDENDVLLIFDEVQTGFGRTGEMFASDLFGVTPDITTVAKALGGGFPIGGVLAQEEVADAFEPGDHAATFGGNPLACAAAKASIETIIEENLPLKAKEMGEYFMYKLNEQKKLYGIVEDVRGAGLMIGMEIDIDCSDIVTTARDQGVLINCTAGNVLRFLPPLNIDKGQIDTVTCVLETILEKLS; the protein is encoded by the coding sequence ATGAATACGGAAGAGATTATGGCTTTAGATAAGGAATACGTCATGCAAACATACGGACGATATCCTTTAGCCCTTGCAAAGGGACAGGGATCTGTGGTTTGGGACATGGAAGGTAAAACGTATATTGACTGTTTTGCAGGGATTGCCGTAAACAACGTAGGGCATTCGCACCCCAAGGTTGTAGAGGCCATATGTAACCAGGCTAAAAGGATGATTCACTGCTCTAATATCTATTATACACAGGAGCAGGTAGAATTAGCAAAATTGCTTAGTGAAGTTTCTCCGCATGATAAAGCATTCTTCTGTAACAGCGGAGCAGAAGCAAATGAAGGGGCCGTGAAACTCGCACGGAAATTTACAGGAAACGGCGAAATAATTGCCATGGAAAACTCATTCCACGGGCGAACACTTGCCATGATTACAGCTACAGGCCAGCATAAATACAAAAAGGGATTTGAACCACTATCTCCAGGATTTACACATGTTCCTTTTGGAGATATTGAGGCAGTTTCAGAAACTATAACTGATGACACGGCTGCAGTTCTGGTCGAGCCTATACAGGGCGAAGGAGGAGTTATAGTGCCTCCAGAAGGTTATTTAAAAGAACTTAAAGAACTCTGTGATGAAAATGATGTTCTTTTGATCTTCGACGAAGTGCAAACTGGATTCGGAAGGACTGGAGAAATGTTTGCATCCGACCTTTTCGGTGTGACCCCAGACATAACCACTGTTGCTAAAGCTTTAGGTGGAGGATTCCCAATAGGCGGTGTACTTGCCCAAGAAGAAGTTGCAGATGCATTTGAACCTGGAGACCATGCAGCAACCTTCGGTGGAAACCCACTTGCATGTGCCGCCGCAAAAGCGTCAATTGAAACTATAATTGAAGAAAATCTCCCTCTAAAAGCAAAGGAAATGGGAGAATACTTCATGTACAAACTTAACGAACAGAAAAAACTGTACGGCATAGTTGAGGATGTGCGCGGTGCTGGTTTAATGATTGGAATGGAAATAGATATTGACTGTTCTGATATCGTGACCACTGCCAGGGATCAGGGTGTTCTTATAAACTGTACAGCAGGTAATGTTTTAAGGTTCTTACCACCGCTTAACATAGATAAAGGTCAGATAGACACTGTTACATGTGTTTTAGAGACTATTTTAGAGAAGCTTTCTTAA
- a CDS encoding NosD domain-containing protein, with translation MANIKTVLACITFFTILLMFSGAVSAANWTVSPGGNIQSVINSASAKDIITVNDNNGSAYTYTVNLAINKNVTLKAKSGASVTLKASNSSKPVITINSGGTGSIIQGFTITGATKSNGIYINGASSCNITGNVLKTTSNGIYLYHSSHNVIQNNNVRNSSQYGIYLNYFSLSNVIRNNIVTNNSNGIYLYTSSLNIIQNNTVTNNNVANFGIHLYVFSTNNTIQNNTVTNNGNGISVDASSTDNIIQYNTIMNNKIYGIYIGSSSFANVHFNIITGNIAYGLESNGGTADATNNWWGSNNPTLSSNQGSDLYITMNGGTITYSPWITLKVTANPTSTNNNSTVTADLTHNNAGTDTSSQGHIPDNTPINFTTTLGTVTSSVSARNGKASATFNRGTAISGTANITVTVNNQTVQTNIIIDAIMPIVTTNLAGGIYNTTKSVTLTASDNLDSNPVIYYSTNNGSTWNHQANTVTLTLNQGITNLKYYAVDAAGNSRATQTINYTIDTTAPTVTINHAGGFYNTYQNVTLNATDNLDPNPIVYYTTDGSDPQVNGIRYTNPITITNITTLRYVAVDAAGNWGSEYTQNYTIDTLTVTANPVSGIYNTTKTVTLTATDNLDSNPVIYYTLNGTAPTTSSTRYTGPITLQMNGNCNIINLKFMAVDSIGYQMPTQSRIYILTLPVVDINTNISYSKIQDAINDALNGDTIEIVNGTFVENLVINKKLTIKSVSGNNVIIIAANSSGPAITINSGGSGSIIQGLIINGSVNLNANSCSISGNTIFGNGTSGIIASNSFNNTIFNNTITSNGFEGIHSSYSSNIISSNIIYGCNSGIYSEYSNDSIISNNLTDNYYGIWTYNSTDAIHFNRITGNTYGLRNDIGTVNATNNWWGSNANPSTNSSIIWNVSGNVIANPWLVLGVNVSSTNSCGNTSVTADLTHNNQGGDTSSQGHVPNGIPVDFSTTFGTIVGSAYTVKGKATTILHLGSTQNATVITTASLDNQSVNATGIISTGVAVLTITSTAYDTSTGQPLNITCNITLNESVTWLSVVTTCISTYYSNAPTDELQVIIDGTVVLDRCIYNNAAPVIDTLTVNLAYPGVSGFNITVTDPNNSTNVTTLNFPGNFVHRTVQLKYIGSQYDSVQSFAIATTDVTSSIVQDCLNQGSNYQSTSMKAAYNAFIAALMVEYLHDQLSDAVAPEYNVSWSRTSPIVVSAYEDATGTYLTLDCDHSMGMTVIGTLGNMYTFNYLTSSNIPLIEYAVMNTSINGTFNSVEMDLINAYLSNATPQIFVQNGFLIEVSGNDFIVIDSETGICRDINIVANLCGSWFDDSVAYERWFVSVAQLNYSQLKDFIRGEPAIPDGKYYNIGPLLKIDMGIWLFGLGAAIGGADVIAVSAAIAVSGPLTLLAGDLAVGTAIEAAAVMSVGVSSFMLGVSGMIREPTYSDETYVEQAEDCAVEIADLLLDTLRHGI, from the coding sequence ATGGCGAATATAAAAACAGTTTTGGCATGTATAACGTTTTTTACAATACTTTTGATGTTTAGTGGAGCAGTATCGGCTGCTAATTGGACTGTAAGCCCCGGTGGTAACATTCAATCGGTTATAAATAGTGCTTCTGCTAAGGATATTATTACTGTTAATGATAATAATGGTTCTGCATATACGTATACGGTGAATTTGGCTATTAATAAGAATGTAACGTTAAAAGCTAAATCTGGTGCATCGGTGACGCTTAAAGCTTCGAATTCGTCAAAACCTGTTATTACTATAAATTCTGGTGGAACTGGTTCAATTATTCAAGGATTTACAATTACTGGGGCCACAAAATCAAATGGAATTTATATTAATGGAGCTTCAAGCTGTAACATAACTGGAAATGTTTTAAAAACTACTTCAAATGGTATTTATCTTTATCACAGTTCACATAATGTAATTCAAAATAATAATGTGAGAAATAGTAGTCAATATGGAATTTATCTTAATTATTTTAGTTTGAGTAATGTAATTCGTAATAATATTGTAACAAATAACAGTAATGGAATTTACCTTTATACTAGTTCACTAAATATAATTCAAAATAATACGGTAACAAATAATAATGTTGCTAACTTTGGAATTCACCTTTATGTGTTTTCAACTAATAATACAATCCAAAATAACACTGTGACAAATAATGGTAATGGAATTTCAGTTGATGCTAGCTCAACTGATAACATAATCCAATATAATACTATAATGAACAATAAAATATATGGAATATACATTGGCAGTTCTTCTTTTGCTAATGTTCATTTCAATATAATAACTGGAAATATAGCCTATGGGCTTGAAAGTAATGGTGGAACAGCAGATGCTACTAATAATTGGTGGGGTTCAAACAATCCAACACTTTCATCAAATCAGGGAAGCGATCTGTATATTACCATGAATGGCGGAACTATTACTTATAGTCCTTGGATAACTTTAAAAGTAACTGCTAATCCCACAAGCACTAATAATAATTCCACAGTAACTGCAGATTTAACTCATAATAATGCAGGTACTGATACTTCTTCTCAGGGCCATATTCCGGATAATACTCCAATTAATTTTACTACGACATTAGGTACTGTAACTAGTTCTGTTTCAGCTAGAAATGGTAAGGCTAGTGCAACATTTAACCGTGGAACAGCTATTTCTGGGACTGCAAACATTACCGTAACTGTAAATAATCAAACTGTGCAAACCAACATTATTATTGATGCTATAATGCCTATAGTAACTACAAATCTTGCAGGAGGAATTTATAATACTACAAAGTCTGTAACTTTGACTGCGAGTGATAATTTGGATTCTAACCCTGTAATTTATTACAGTACTAATAACGGCAGTACATGGAATCATCAGGCCAATACTGTCACTTTGACTCTTAATCAGGGAATAACAAATTTAAAGTATTATGCAGTTGATGCAGCGGGTAATAGTCGCGCTACTCAGACTATAAATTACACAATTGATACAACTGCTCCAACAGTAACTATAAATCATGCAGGTGGTTTTTATAACACTTATCAAAACGTGACTTTGAACGCAACGGATAATCTTGACCCTAATCCTATAGTTTACTACACCACAGATGGTTCTGATCCACAAGTAAATGGTATTAGATATACAAATCCAATAACAATAACTAATATCACAACCCTTAGATATGTAGCAGTTGATGCAGCAGGCAACTGGGGCTCTGAATATACACAAAACTACACTATAGATACATTAACTGTAACTGCAAATCCGGTAAGTGGAATTTATAATACTACAAAAACAGTAACTTTAACTGCCACTGATAATCTTGACTCAAATCCAGTCATTTATTACACTCTAAATGGTACTGCTCCGACAACTTCAAGTACAAGGTATACTGGTCCTATTACTCTTCAAATGAATGGTAACTGTAATATTATTAACTTAAAATTTATGGCCGTCGACAGCATTGGTTATCAAATGCCGACTCAAAGCAGGATTTATATATTAACGCTTCCTGTTGTGGATATTAACACTAACATTTCTTATTCTAAGATTCAGGATGCTATAAATGACGCCTTAAACGGTGATACTATTGAAATAGTTAACGGAACATTTGTAGAAAATTTAGTTATTAATAAAAAGCTTACAATAAAATCTGTTTCTGGAAACAATGTGATAATTATAGCTGCAAATTCATCAGGCCCTGCTATAACAATTAATTCTGGTGGAAGCGGTTCAATAATTCAAGGTTTAATAATAAATGGTAGCGTCAATTTAAATGCCAATAGTTGTTCAATCTCCGGAAACACTATTTTTGGAAATGGAACTTCTGGAATTATTGCTTCTAACTCATTTAACAACACCATATTTAATAATACAATAACTAGTAATGGTTTTGAGGGAATTCACAGCAGTTACAGCAGTAATATCATATCTAGCAATATAATATATGGTTGTAACAGTGGAATTTATTCAGAATATTCCAATGATTCCATTATAAGCAATAATTTAACTGATAACTATTATGGTATCTGGACCTACAACTCGACAGATGCTATACATTTTAATAGAATAACTGGGAATACTTACGGGCTTAGAAATGATATTGGTACAGTAAACGCAACTAATAACTGGTGGGGCTCAAATGCTAATCCATCAACCAATTCAAGCATTATTTGGAACGTAAGTGGAAATGTTATAGCCAATCCATGGTTAGTTTTAGGTGTAAATGTTTCTTCTACTAATTCTTGTGGAAATACCAGTGTAACAGCAGATTTAACTCATAATAATCAGGGTGGAGATACATCGTCCCAGGGTCATGTTCCTAATGGTATACCTGTAGATTTCTCAACTACATTTGGAACAATTGTCGGTTCAGCTTATACAGTTAAAGGTAAGGCAACAACTATCCTACATCTTGGCAGCACGCAAAATGCAACAGTTATAACAACAGCGTCCCTTGATAATCAAAGTGTCAATGCAACTGGAATTATATCTACAGGAGTAGCTGTATTAACCATTACAAGTACAGCCTATGATACTTCTACTGGTCAGCCGCTTAATATTACATGTAATATTACATTAAATGAGTCTGTGACTTGGCTCAGTGTCGTGACGACTTGTATTTCTACATATTATTCCAATGCCCCGACAGATGAGTTACAGGTTATTATAGATGGAACTGTAGTGCTGGATAGATGTATTTATAATAATGCGGCCCCTGTTATTGATACTCTTACAGTTAATTTAGCTTATCCTGGAGTATCTGGATTTAATATAACTGTAACTGACCCGAATAACAGTACAAATGTGACAACTCTGAACTTCCCTGGAAATTTTGTTCATAGAACAGTCCAATTAAAATACATAGGTTCGCAATATGATAGTGTACAAAGTTTTGCAATAGCCACAACAGATGTAACTTCTAGTATTGTACAAGACTGCTTGAATCAAGGATCTAATTATCAGTCTACTTCTATGAAAGCTGCATACAATGCTTTCATAGCAGCTTTGATGGTAGAATACCTTCATGATCAACTATCTGATGCTGTTGCTCCTGAATATAATGTTAGTTGGAGTCGTACCAGTCCAATTGTAGTTTCTGCATATGAAGATGCAACTGGAACCTATTTAACTTTAGATTGTGATCATAGCATGGGAATGACAGTTATAGGCACATTAGGAAATATGTATACATTTAACTACCTCACTTCTTCTAATATTCCATTAATTGAATATGCAGTAATGAATACATCTATTAATGGGACTTTTAATTCGGTAGAGATGGATCTGATTAATGCTTATTTAAGTAATGCTACTCCTCAAATATTTGTACAGAATGGATTCCTCATAGAAGTGTCTGGCAATGATTTCATTGTAATTGACTCAGAAACAGGTATTTGCAGGGATATTAACATAGTTGCTAATTTATGTGGTAGTTGGTTTGATGATAGCGTTGCATATGAACGGTGGTTTGTAAGTGTAGCGCAATTGAATTATTCTCAATTAAAAGACTTCATTCGTGGTGAACCTGCGATTCCAGATGGAAAATATTATAATATTGGTCCATTACTTAAAATAGATATGGGGATATGGCTTTTCGGTCTTGGTGCAGCTATTGGTGGTGCTGATGTTATAGCTGTTTCTGCAGCAATTGCTGTTTCAGGTCCATTAACATTACTAGCAGGAGATTTGGCAGTTGGTACGGCTATTGAAGCTGCTGCTGTAATGTCAGTTGGTGTGTCGTCGTTCATGCTTGGTGTTTCTGGAATGATTAGAGAGCCAACCTATTCTGATGAAACTTATGTGGAACAAGCGGAAGATTGCGCAGTGGAAATAGCGGATCTACTATTGGATACATTACGCCATGGGATTTAG
- a CDS encoding Ig-like domain-containing protein gives MLKNVFIFVILFLVISIVPVSAAKIGGVVNNGNNVDETLSTMDCNANEINEYVDKMMNNIANISDSINYIKGNWWKFWKLKELSSHISIINSESKQLKTNAKNIESKAQIIKENSEKLDQQVQYNNSLKDAESIAKQLGDHFKIFFNISKTSPSELESGDIVQLKTEKGYYRYLIFDKIDKENEFALFNGSNGKIDQIPVEQLPSLVTLKITPNYPGFNGSQAVTQIYSIQKENIDQKLDAAKKTANTANRLMIAGESLGGIAALLGIIDIVLWSLVFLTLIYNAVPAVTIVIVVIVLTIAITAILVAYHILNKYAEEMKSSAEADLADLNSFHNSEINHVPVAGNSTVNTESGREVQGVFNATDVDGDNLTSSIVFKPGNGSVNISTNGSFSYTSNKDFFGNDTFSYRVKDSKGNYSNVGWVTVVVKENGTLNITAQNLTVETVKNMPVTVNINCTNVSAGYKVFIVDKPLNGNVTVLNPGNMTFPWVQYVPFKDFVGNNTFSYQLSFNGRTSNIAWINVIVKDNIVNPLSNYNL, from the coding sequence ATGTTGAAAAATGTTTTTATTTTTGTTATTCTGTTTCTGGTAATTAGTATAGTCCCAGTAAGTGCAGCAAAAATAGGTGGAGTAGTTAATAATGGAAATAATGTTGATGAAACGCTTTCAACAATGGATTGTAATGCAAATGAAATAAACGAATATGTAGACAAGATGATGAATAATATTGCGAATATAAGTGACTCTATAAATTATATAAAAGGTAATTGGTGGAAATTTTGGAAATTGAAAGAGTTAAGCTCCCATATTTCTATTATAAATTCAGAGTCTAAGCAATTGAAAACAAATGCAAAAAATATTGAAAGTAAAGCGCAAATAATTAAAGAGAATTCTGAAAAGCTGGATCAACAGGTTCAGTATAATAACAGCCTTAAAGATGCAGAATCAATAGCAAAACAGCTAGGGGATCATTTTAAAATATTTTTCAACATTTCTAAAACTTCCCCATCTGAACTTGAAAGTGGGGATATAGTACAGCTCAAGACTGAAAAAGGGTATTACAGGTATTTGATTTTTGATAAAATTGATAAAGAAAATGAATTTGCATTATTTAATGGAAGTAACGGCAAAATTGATCAAATACCTGTAGAACAGCTTCCTTCGCTAGTTACATTAAAAATAACTCCTAATTACCCTGGTTTCAATGGTTCGCAAGCTGTAACTCAAATATATTCAATTCAAAAAGAAAATATAGATCAAAAACTGGATGCAGCTAAAAAAACAGCAAATACCGCAAATAGGCTTATGATAGCGGGGGAATCTCTAGGGGGAATCGCTGCTTTATTAGGTATAATTGATATAGTTTTGTGGAGTCTGGTTTTTCTAACTCTAATTTATAATGCAGTTCCTGCAGTTACTATTGTTATTGTGGTTATTGTACTAACTATAGCAATAACTGCGATTTTAGTAGCCTACCATATATTGAATAAATATGCTGAGGAAATGAAATCCTCTGCTGAGGCAGATTTAGCAGATTTAAACTCTTTTCACAACAGTGAAATAAATCATGTGCCTGTTGCAGGGAATAGTACAGTAAATACGGAATCTGGAAGGGAAGTGCAGGGAGTGTTTAATGCTACTGATGTTGATGGTGATAATTTGACTTCAAGTATTGTTTTTAAGCCTGGAAATGGTAGTGTAAATATTTCAACTAATGGGAGCTTTAGTTATACTTCTAATAAGGATTTCTTTGGTAATGACACTTTTAGTTACAGGGTAAAAGATTCTAAAGGAAACTATTCAAATGTTGGATGGGTAACAGTAGTTGTTAAAGAGAATGGTACTTTAAATATTACTGCGCAAAATTTGACGGTTGAGACTGTTAAGAATATGCCTGTTACTGTGAATATTAATTGTACGAATGTTAGTGCAGGGTATAAAGTGTTTATTGTTGATAAACCGTTAAATGGGAATGTTACTGTGTTAAATCCTGGAAACATGACTTTTCCCTGGGTTCAGTATGTTCCGTTTAAGGATTTTGTTGGTAACAACACTTTTAGCTATCAATTATCATTCAATGGAAGAACATCGAATATCGCATGGATCAACGTGATTGTGAAAGATAATATAGTGAACCCTTTAAGTAATTACAACCTATGA
- the lysA gene encoding diaminopimelate decarboxylase, whose translation MQFDLKTNEKGNLSIGGADAVELTEKYDTPLYVIDEMKIRDNYNRLYNAFSSQYEDFKIFYACKANTNLAVMRILEQEGSCIDAVSPGEVYTSLLAGFEPERILYTGNNVTDEELKFAVSSGVTINLDSISALKRLSKLTDPEKVRISFRVNPMVGAGHHEHCITGGELSKFGVMEKEAADVYSLAQDLGFTPVGIHTHIGSGILDPEPFMLAVETLMDITGKVHEEAGVKFEFIDFGGGLGIPYEPHENKLDIDHFSKEIVGLFKNKLNEYNLGKPTMYLEPGRYIVGNASTLLTKVNTIKQSYRKFAGVDAGFNTLLRPSMYGSYHHIVVANKPEAEATQNIDIAGNVCESGDLFARDRPLPEVEEGDILAILNAGAYGFSMSSQYNSRPKTAEVLVTDGESEVIRERETFADVLTKQNVPVRLLK comes from the coding sequence ATGCAATTTGATCTTAAAACAAATGAAAAAGGAAATTTAAGCATCGGTGGAGCAGATGCTGTAGAACTCACAGAAAAATATGACACCCCTCTTTACGTCATAGACGAGATGAAAATAAGGGATAATTACAACAGGCTGTACAACGCATTTTCCAGCCAGTACGAAGACTTTAAAATATTTTACGCCTGTAAAGCTAACACAAACCTTGCAGTAATGAGAATACTGGAACAGGAAGGAAGCTGTATTGACGCAGTGTCCCCTGGAGAAGTGTATACCTCACTCCTTGCCGGGTTTGAACCTGAAAGGATCTTATACACGGGGAACAACGTCACTGATGAAGAACTTAAATTCGCAGTATCATCAGGCGTTACAATCAACCTGGATTCAATTTCAGCCCTTAAAAGGCTGTCAAAATTAACAGATCCTGAAAAAGTCAGAATATCATTCAGGGTAAACCCAATGGTAGGTGCTGGACACCACGAACACTGCATAACTGGTGGTGAACTATCTAAGTTCGGTGTTATGGAAAAAGAAGCAGCAGATGTTTACAGCTTAGCACAGGACCTTGGATTTACACCTGTCGGAATTCACACTCACATAGGATCTGGAATACTTGACCCAGAACCATTCATGCTTGCAGTTGAAACATTGATGGACATTACAGGAAAAGTACACGAAGAAGCAGGAGTTAAATTTGAATTTATAGACTTCGGCGGCGGGCTTGGTATTCCATACGAGCCGCATGAAAATAAACTTGACATAGACCACTTTTCAAAAGAAATTGTAGGCCTCTTTAAAAACAAATTAAACGAGTACAACCTTGGAAAACCTACAATGTACCTAGAGCCAGGTAGATATATAGTCGGGAACGCTTCAACACTCCTTACAAAAGTAAATACCATAAAACAGAGCTACAGGAAATTTGCAGGTGTAGACGCTGGTTTTAACACTCTCTTACGCCCTTCAATGTACGGGTCATACCACCACATCGTGGTTGCAAACAAGCCAGAAGCAGAAGCTACCCAGAATATAGACATTGCTGGAAATGTGTGTGAATCTGGAGATCTATTTGCAAGGGACAGGCCATTACCTGAAGTTGAAGAAGGTGACATTCTTGCGATCTTAAATGCAGGAGCATACGGATTTTCAATGTCATCACAGTACAACTCACGCCCAAAAACTGCGGAAGTGCTTGTAACTGACGGCGAAAGCGAAGTTATAAGAGAGAGGGAAACCTTTGCAGATGTCCTTACAAAACAGAATGTGCCTGTAAGGCTTTTAAAATAG
- the dapF gene encoding diaminopimelate epimerase, producing MSLKEIKFSKMHGLGNDYIVIDETEEEIIPEDKKSEITAEICRRGFSIGADGVIFVTPSASEDIWFRIFNSDGSEAEMCGNGIRCFSKFVYDKGIINKENIDVETLGGTKKVELSIKDGKVASSKVNMGNATFKTSEIPMTSDKEEFLDDELVVGGNPLKMSTVSVGNPHAVIFTDNLDDVPLNEMGPVIEAHEAFPQKINVHFVKILSKNEIDMITWERGAGVTFACGTGATSCVLAGFKLGKLDNDVLVHLPGGDLKINVYENNGTLGAFMEGDAVLVFDGIIKTKI from the coding sequence ATGAGTTTAAAAGAGATTAAATTTTCAAAAATGCATGGACTTGGAAACGATTACATTGTAATCGATGAAACAGAGGAAGAAATTATTCCAGAGGATAAAAAATCAGAAATTACAGCAGAAATATGCAGACGCGGTTTTTCAATTGGAGCTGACGGAGTTATATTTGTTACTCCATCTGCATCTGAAGATATATGGTTTAGAATCTTTAATTCAGACGGTTCTGAAGCTGAAATGTGTGGAAATGGAATAAGATGCTTCTCCAAGTTTGTATATGACAAAGGGATTATAAATAAAGAAAATATAGATGTTGAAACACTCGGCGGAACTAAAAAAGTAGAGTTAAGCATCAAAGATGGAAAAGTAGCATCTTCAAAGGTTAATATGGGTAACGCAACCTTTAAAACATCAGAGATTCCAATGACAAGTGATAAAGAAGAGTTTCTTGATGACGAATTAGTTGTAGGTGGAAATCCGCTTAAAATGAGTACCGTAAGTGTTGGAAACCCCCATGCCGTGATATTTACTGATAATCTTGATGATGTGCCTCTAAATGAAATGGGTCCTGTAATTGAAGCACATGAGGCATTTCCACAGAAAATCAACGTGCATTTCGTGAAAATATTAAGTAAAAACGAAATAGACATGATCACATGGGAACGCGGCGCCGGCGTGACATTTGCCTGCGGTACTGGAGCTACTTCCTGCGTATTAGCTGGATTTAAGCTTGGAAAACTTGATAATGACGTTCTGGTGCATCTTCCAGGTGGAGATCTTAAAATAAATGTCTACGAGAACAATGGGACATTAGGCGCGTTCATGGAAGGGGACGCTGTCTTAGTCTTTGACGGGATCATCAAAACTAAGATTTAG
- a CDS encoding DUF488 domain-containing protein, translating to MQAYESSSEEDDEFRILVDRIWPRRVSKEKANLDTWMKEIAPSNDLRKWFAHDPKKWKEFENKYKDELKDKGELINGIKGIERDKGKVTLIYSAKDKEHNNAVVLEHTLRKL from the coding sequence TTGCAGGCTTATGAGTCATCCAGTGAAGAAGATGATGAATTTAGAATTCTCGTTGATAGGATCTGGCCTAGGAGAGTATCCAAGGAAAAGGCAAATCTAGATACCTGGATGAAAGAGATTGCACCAAGCAATGATCTAAGAAAATGGTTTGCGCACGACCCTAAAAAATGGAAAGAGTTTGAAAACAAATACAAAGATGAGTTAAAAGACAAAGGTGAGCTAATTAATGGAATAAAGGGAATAGAAAGAGATAAAGGTAAAGTAACTTTAATTTACTCTGCAAAAGATAAAGAACACAATAATGCAGTTGTGCTTGAACATACACTCAGAAAATTATAG
- the cobJ gene encoding precorrin-3B C(17)-methyltransferase, translated as MISVIGIGPSREDMSIRALNAIKNCEVIIAYKAYIKPIEDLLDGKEIIKKGMGDEIERAEIAIQKSKEGKNVAIISSGDPGVFGMGNVVFQLIGKYSDIEVEVIPGVTAATFAASKLGAPLHDFAVISLSDILTPLSEIKRKVEFASKGDFVIAIYNPMSKTRKEPFNEAYRVLLENKKPSTPVGIVKSGDNRVDTTVTTLGELKDHEINMSTTVIIGNSMTYVQDGYMITPRGYMIRSDIHPLSKEFYERFLEGEIVEGPNLECEYYPCHEEGQSCTFCYCPFYPCGDSSTGGKWIKDKGVWSCEDCTWIHKKEVVDCILEKFPEIVKEVSDLKKRKKDLLKLRRECIQK; from the coding sequence ATGATCAGCGTTATAGGCATAGGGCCTTCCCGAGAAGACATGAGTATAAGGGCTTTAAATGCAATTAAGAACTGCGAAGTTATAATTGCTTACAAAGCTTACATAAAACCCATAGAAGACCTGCTTGATGGAAAAGAAATAATTAAAAAGGGAATGGGAGATGAAATAGAGCGGGCTGAAATAGCTATACAAAAGTCAAAGGAAGGTAAAAATGTTGCAATTATAAGTTCTGGAGATCCTGGCGTATTTGGAATGGGGAATGTTGTTTTTCAATTAATTGGCAAGTACAGTGATATTGAAGTGGAAGTTATACCTGGCGTAACTGCAGCAACCTTTGCAGCGTCCAAACTTGGGGCACCTCTCCATGATTTTGCAGTTATAAGTTTAAGTGATATTTTAACTCCTTTATCTGAAATAAAAAGGAAGGTAGAGTTTGCATCAAAAGGGGACTTTGTAATTGCCATATACAATCCAATGAGCAAGACAAGGAAAGAACCATTTAATGAAGCTTACAGGGTCTTACTTGAAAATAAAAAACCATCCACTCCTGTTGGGATAGTAAAAAGTGGAGATAATAGAGTAGATACTACAGTAACAACACTTGGAGAACTTAAGGATCATGAAATAAACATGTCCACAACTGTAATTATCGGAAATTCCATGACTTATGTTCAGGATGGATATATGATTACTCCACGGGGCTATATGATCCGATCAGATATACATCCACTTTCAAAGGAGTTTTATGAACGCTTTTTAGAGGGCGAAATAGTTGAAGGTCCAAATTTAGAATGTGAATATTATCCCTGTCATGAGGAGGGACAGAGCTGTACCTTCTGTTACTGTCCGTTTTATCCATGTGGAGATAGTTCTACTGGAGGTAAATGGATAAAAGATAAAGGTGTTTGGAGCTGTGAAGACTGTACGTGGATACATAAAAAAGAAGTGGTGGACTGTATCCTGGAGAAATTCCCGGAAATTGTTAAGGAAGTATCTGACCTCAAAAAAAGAAAAAAAGATCTTTTGAAGTTGAGAAGGGAATGTATTCAAAAATAG